CTGAACTATGCGATAAATATGCTGAAAAAAGAGCTGAGCTAAAGAAAAGAGTTGCTGAAGGAGATATGGAAGCTATGTTTGAATTAAACAAACTTCCTAAAGACTCATCAGCAGTTAGAAGAAGAAATAGATGTCAGTTAGACGGAAGACCAAGAGGATTCATGAGAGAATTCGGTATTTCAAGAGTAAAATTCAGACAGCTTGCAGGAGCTGGACTTATACCAGGAGTTAAGAAATCATCTTGGTAATTTGATAGTAGGAAGGAGGATTTTCGTAGATGTATTTAACAGATCCAATTGCT
The uncultured Fusobacterium sp. DNA segment above includes these coding regions:
- the rpsN gene encoding 30S ribosomal protein S14 translates to MAKKSMIARDVKRAELCDKYAEKRAELKKRVAEGDMEAMFELNKLPKDSSAVRRRNRCQLDGRPRGFMREFGISRVKFRQLAGAGLIPGVKKSSW